A section of the Pedobacter sp. HDW13 genome encodes:
- a CDS encoding DNA polymerase/3'-5' exonuclease PolX yields the protein MENKTIARTLRLLSQLMELHEENPFKIKSIANAYFKVDKLPFALKDRPIAEIDKIDGIGKGLASKIIELLETGELQELNEIVQQTPDGVVEMLGIKGIGPKKILIIWRDLGIETIGELYYACNENRLIEAKGFGLKTQEEIKNAIEFKLAANGRFLYAQVEGFAQTLFTQLSEWLGKTDKDSLLGFAGQYRRACEIIDELEIVIGAHDLEAVKLNLPAFEPLTLTEAENAFVCTTEAGFRIKIHVVEKSVFYLQWIKLTGNTEHVDKVLKLAGEGPFANEEEIYSKAGLAFIVPELREDFDEIELAKANQLPTLIQHKDLKGSLHNHSTWSDGVHTLEQMAVYCKDNLNLQYLGICDHSKTAVYAKGLNEQRVFAQHQEIDELNKKLAPFKIFKGIESDILSDGSLDYPDEILKTFDFVVASVHSNLRMDEAKATARLLKAIENPYTTILGHPTGRLLLSRAGYPIDYKKIIDACAANKVVIEINANPLRLDLDWRWHRYALEKGVLLSVNPDAHRTEGFHDMHYGILVARKGGLSADKCLNAFSLEEITAYFENKNG from the coding sequence ATGGAAAATAAAACCATCGCCCGTACTTTACGCCTTTTGTCGCAGTTAATGGAACTGCATGAAGAGAATCCTTTCAAGATCAAATCTATAGCAAATGCTTACTTCAAGGTAGATAAACTACCCTTTGCCTTAAAAGATAGGCCCATTGCAGAAATTGATAAAATTGACGGGATTGGTAAAGGACTGGCTTCCAAAATAATCGAATTGCTCGAAACCGGCGAACTGCAGGAGCTGAATGAAATTGTACAGCAAACACCAGATGGTGTGGTAGAAATGCTGGGGATTAAAGGCATTGGTCCGAAAAAGATCCTCATCATTTGGCGCGACCTGGGTATTGAAACCATTGGTGAATTGTATTACGCCTGCAACGAAAACCGCTTAATTGAAGCTAAAGGTTTTGGTTTAAAAACCCAGGAAGAAATTAAAAATGCCATCGAGTTTAAACTGGCAGCCAATGGAAGGTTTTTATATGCCCAGGTTGAGGGTTTCGCCCAAACCCTGTTTACGCAACTATCAGAATGGTTGGGGAAAACAGATAAAGATTCGCTTCTAGGCTTTGCTGGTCAGTACCGCCGCGCCTGCGAAATTATTGATGAACTTGAAATTGTAATTGGTGCACATGATCTGGAGGCAGTTAAACTCAACCTGCCAGCTTTTGAACCACTCACGCTAACCGAAGCTGAAAATGCTTTCGTTTGCACTACTGAGGCAGGTTTCAGAATAAAAATCCACGTGGTTGAAAAATCAGTTTTCTATTTACAATGGATTAAATTAACCGGAAATACCGAGCATGTAGATAAAGTTTTAAAATTAGCTGGCGAAGGGCCGTTTGCCAATGAGGAAGAAATTTATAGTAAGGCAGGTTTAGCTTTTATTGTACCCGAACTGCGCGAAGATTTCGACGAAATTGAGCTGGCTAAAGCCAATCAGCTTCCAACATTAATTCAGCACAAAGATTTGAAAGGCAGCTTGCACAACCACTCTACCTGGAGCGATGGCGTACATACACTGGAGCAAATGGCGGTTTATTGTAAAGATAACCTGAACCTGCAGTATCTGGGTATTTGTGACCACTCTAAAACTGCCGTTTATGCAAAGGGCTTAAACGAACAGCGTGTTTTTGCGCAGCACCAGGAAATTGATGAACTGAATAAAAAACTGGCTCCCTTTAAAATTTTTAAAGGTATTGAGAGCGATATCCTGAGCGATGGTTCTTTAGATTATCCGGATGAAATTTTAAAAACTTTCGATTTTGTTGTGGCCTCAGTACACAGCAATTTACGCATGGACGAAGCCAAGGCAACCGCCCGCTTGTTAAAAGCAATCGAAAACCCTTATACCACTATTTTAGGTCACCCAACAGGCCGGTTACTACTGAGCAGGGCCGGATATCCGATTGATTATAAAAAAATTATCGATGCCTGTGCGGCCAACAAAGTGGTTATCGAAATCAATGCTAACCCTTTACGTTTAGATTTAGACTGGCGCTGGCACCGTTATGCGCTCGAAAAAGGCGTTTTATTATCGGTAAATCCAGATGCACACCGCACCGAAGGTTTCCATGATATGCACTATGGTATTCTGGTTGCACGCAAAGGCGGTTTAAGTGCCGATAAATGTTTAAATGCTTTTTCTTTGGAAGAGATTACAGCGTATTTTGAAAATAAGAATGGTTAA
- the sppA gene encoding signal peptide peptidase SppA: MREFFKYLFASMLGFFLSMVIIFIICFVIVVGVISSIDNDKTVIVSNNSVLFLNLDQAITERTPKNPFGNLPIVGGEEKDGIGLNDFLKSVQRAKTDDNIKCIYLNVSSPNAGFATLREVRNALIDFKKSHKKIIAYSEVYTQGAYYLASVADKVYLNPEGALEFKGFSSELTFFKGTLEKVGVEMQVIRVGNYKSAVEPFILDKMSDYNRKQVTAYVGGLYNTFLTDIAQSRNIPKDSLYSIADNYKVQQPQDAVNFKMVDALKYKDQILEELKGLSGRTRGENIRTVTINDYAKNNTDTGTGKDKVAVIYANGEINGGEGSDNQIGSERISRAIRKARLDDDIKAVVIRVNSPGGSALASDVIWREIVLTKKEKPVIASFGDVAASGGYYIGCAADSIFVQPNTITGSIGVFGIIPNFQNLMTNKLGITFDGVKTGKYADIMATNRPMTAGERFIIQNELNRIYSGFVSRVADGRKKSKAYIDSIGGGHVWIGTDAVQIGLADRIGSFNDAIKAAAKKAKLKDYKVVEYPEVIDPWKSLMDEGTDKVKTYYTKQELGENYYLYQQMKKVIASSGIQARMPFEAVIK, encoded by the coding sequence ATGAGAGAATTCTTTAAGTATTTATTTGCCTCTATGTTGGGCTTTTTCTTATCGATGGTAATTATATTTATTATCTGCTTCGTAATTGTTGTGGGCGTAATTTCATCAATCGATAACGATAAAACCGTTATTGTATCCAACAATTCGGTACTGTTCTTAAATTTAGATCAGGCCATTACTGAACGTACTCCTAAAAATCCTTTCGGCAATTTGCCTATTGTGGGTGGCGAAGAAAAAGACGGCATTGGTTTAAACGATTTCCTTAAATCGGTACAAAGGGCTAAAACCGACGATAACATTAAATGTATTTACCTGAATGTAAGCAGCCCGAATGCTGGTTTTGCTACCCTGCGTGAGGTAAGAAATGCACTGATCGATTTCAAAAAATCGCATAAAAAGATTATTGCCTACAGCGAAGTATATACACAGGGTGCTTATTACCTTGCTTCGGTGGCAGATAAGGTATATTTAAACCCCGAAGGTGCTTTAGAATTTAAAGGCTTTAGCTCAGAACTCACTTTCTTTAAGGGAACTCTAGAAAAAGTTGGGGTAGAAATGCAGGTAATCCGTGTAGGAAATTATAAAAGTGCGGTAGAGCCGTTTATTTTGGATAAAATGAGCGACTACAACCGCAAGCAGGTTACTGCTTATGTGGGTGGCTTGTACAATACTTTTTTAACAGATATTGCGCAAAGCAGAAACATCCCGAAAGATAGCCTTTATAGCATTGCCGATAATTATAAGGTACAACAACCTCAGGATGCTGTTAATTTTAAAATGGTCGACGCTTTAAAATATAAAGATCAGATTTTAGAGGAATTAAAGGGCTTATCGGGACGTACACGTGGCGAAAACATCCGCACGGTTACCATTAACGATTATGCTAAAAACAATACCGATACAGGTACAGGCAAAGATAAAGTGGCTGTAATTTATGCCAATGGCGAAATTAATGGCGGCGAGGGTTCTGATAACCAGATTGGATCTGAACGTATTTCGAGGGCCATTAGAAAAGCACGCTTAGATGATGACATTAAAGCTGTTGTAATACGTGTAAACTCACCGGGAGGTAGCGCATTAGCTTCTGATGTGATTTGGAGAGAAATTGTGCTCACTAAAAAAGAAAAACCAGTTATTGCGTCGTTTGGCGATGTAGCCGCATCAGGTGGTTATTACATTGGTTGTGCTGCCGATAGTATCTTTGTACAGCCCAATACCATTACTGGTTCTATTGGTGTGTTTGGCATTATTCCGAATTTCCAAAACTTAATGACTAACAAGCTGGGAATTACTTTTGATGGCGTTAAAACCGGTAAATATGCCGATATTATGGCTACTAACAGACCAATGACCGCCGGAGAACGCTTTATTATCCAAAATGAGCTGAACAGGATTTACAGCGGTTTTGTGAGTCGGGTTGCCGATGGCCGTAAGAAAAGTAAGGCTTATATCGATAGCATTGGCGGTGGTCATGTTTGGATTGGAACCGATGCCGTTCAAATTGGTTTGGCCGATAGAATTGGCAGTTTTAACGATGCCATTAAAGCTGCTGCCAAAAAAGCAAAGCTTAAAGATTATAAGGTTGTAGAATACCCTGAGGTTATCGATCCGTGGAAATCGTTAATGGATGAAGGTACCGATAAGGTTAAAACTTACTATACCAAACAAGAACTTGGTGAAAACTATTACCTTTATCAGCAAATGAAAAAGGTAATCGCAAGCTCTGGTATCCAGGCCAGGATGCCATTTGAAGCAGTGATAAAATAA
- the folK gene encoding 2-amino-4-hydroxy-6-hydroxymethyldihydropteridine diphosphokinase: protein MMLNKALECSTAYLLLGGNLGNREANLQLAVALLNEKVGEVVSVSALYETAAWGKTDQPAFLNQAVALRTSLTALEVLTQALAIEQDLGRVRKDKWGERLIDIDLILFGDEIIDIPDKLQVPHPHMQNRRFVMEPLAEIAPGVIHPVLRQTMLSISQNIHDPLTVKKL, encoded by the coding sequence ATGATGCTTAATAAGGCTTTAGAGTGCAGCACGGCTTATTTGTTACTGGGTGGAAATTTGGGAAACCGGGAGGCAAATTTACAGCTTGCAGTTGCACTTTTGAACGAAAAGGTGGGAGAGGTTGTATCAGTTTCTGCTTTGTACGAAACGGCTGCCTGGGGCAAAACAGACCAACCTGCTTTTTTAAATCAGGCTGTGGCATTACGAACCAGTTTAACCGCTTTAGAGGTTTTAACACAGGCATTGGCCATTGAACAGGATTTAGGGCGAGTAAGAAAAGATAAATGGGGCGAACGCCTGATTGATATCGATTTGATCCTTTTCGGCGATGAAATTATCGATATTCCCGATAAACTCCAGGTACCACACCCGCATATGCAAAACCGGAGATTTGTAATGGAACCACTGGCCGAAATTGCGCCGGGAGTAATACATCCGGTACTCAGACAAACCATGTTAAGTATCAGTCAAAACATTCACGACCCACTGACCGTTAAAAAATTATAA
- a CDS encoding Hpt domain-containing protein, translating to MVGDDAEVLIAVFETFLTQLPVYLEELDQALVYEDWDKVARYAHKIKPVFTYIGCNDVRDLVQGIEQKAQNRTTLASIQTDITTLKARSATINRTN from the coding sequence ATGGTAGGCGATGACGCGGAAGTATTAATAGCCGTTTTTGAAACTTTTTTAACACAACTGCCAGTTTATCTTGAAGAATTGGATCAAGCTTTAGTGTATGAGGATTGGGATAAAGTGGCCCGATATGCACATAAAATTAAGCCTGTTTTTACTTATATAGGTTGCAACGATGTTAGAGATTTGGTGCAGGGTATAGAGCAAAAAGCTCAAAATAGAACCACGTTAGCCAGTATACAAACCGATATAACAACTTTAAAAGCGCGTAGTGCTACTATTAATAGGACTAATTGA
- the pssA gene encoding CDP-diacylglycerol--serine O-phosphatidyltransferase, whose amino-acid sequence MKRHIPNAITCANLFSGCIGIVFAFKGDLQTAAYFVIFSGIFDFFDGMVARLLNVKSAIGKDLDSLADMVSFGFLPGVIMFQLLKLSDYPSEYLPYLGFIITVFSALRLAKFNNDARQTEDFIGLNTPMNTLFICSLPYIAADYPQVIYSGILLIAITAITSFLLVSEIRIFSLKFSDLSWAKNKIKFIFLILSAVLIAFLKFAAIPFVLVLYIVLSLLYFKDKPKLEKN is encoded by the coding sequence ATGAAAAGGCATATCCCTAATGCGATTACCTGTGCTAACCTTTTTTCGGGCTGTATCGGAATCGTTTTTGCATTTAAAGGCGATTTACAAACCGCAGCTTACTTCGTTATTTTTTCAGGGATTTTCGACTTTTTTGATGGTATGGTTGCCCGCTTGTTAAATGTTAAATCGGCTATTGGCAAAGACCTCGATTCTTTGGCAGATATGGTTAGTTTTGGCTTTTTACCGGGCGTAATTATGTTTCAGCTACTGAAATTAAGCGATTACCCTTCGGAATATCTGCCCTATCTGGGCTTTATAATTACTGTTTTTTCGGCGTTACGATTGGCTAAGTTTAACAACGATGCCCGCCAAACAGAAGATTTTATTGGCTTAAACACCCCAATGAACACTTTGTTTATTTGCTCGTTACCTTATATTGCGGCTGATTATCCGCAGGTAATTTATTCGGGCATACTGCTGATTGCCATTACAGCCATAACCAGTTTTCTATTGGTAAGTGAAATCAGGATATTTTCTTTAAAATTCAGTGACCTGAGCTGGGCCAAAAACAAAATCAAGTTTATCTTTTTGATACTATCGGCTGTGTTGATTGCTTTCTTAAAATTTGCAGCAATACCATTTGTACTGGTACTTTACATTGTCCTATCGCTACTTTACTTTAAAGATAAACCAAAGTTGGAAAAAAATTAA
- the rho gene encoding transcription termination factor Rho, whose protein sequence is MFSKTELNDKLTTELRELAKTYGIEGADSLRKIDLVEVLLHQQEIINAAKSAGDPYSEGEPVAASPAPKAKAAKAEKAPKIAAAAAEAAAVTPEKPVKKRARLPKDEPAIAPASRKRESVTLFDEPQHQPERQPDRIFEAEESVKPISALIEESAEVLPVAPKVKQEPKEKQEKQEKPQRDENRPQKQPGGGSHHKNENSYSNLDFDNVITNEGVLEIMPDGYGFLRSADYNYLTSPDDIYVSQSQIKLFGLKTGDTVKGSIRPPKEGEKYFPLVRVETINGRIPADVRDRVPFDYLTPLFPTERLNLFTDTNNYSTRIMDLFTPIGKGQRGLIVAQPKTGKTNLLKEVANAIAKNHPEVYLIILLIDERPEEVTDMARSVRAEVIASTFDEPAERHVKIANIVLEKSKRLVESGHDVVILLDSITRLARAYNTTAPASGKILSGGVDANALHKPKRFFGAARNIENGGSLTILATALTDTGSKMDEVIFEEFKGTGNMELQLDRKLSNKRIFPAIDITASSTRRDDLLHDRDTLQRVWILRNHLADMNSQEAMEFVQSQIKGTKSNEEFLISMNS, encoded by the coding sequence ATGTTCAGCAAAACAGAATTAAATGATAAGCTCACAACAGAATTGCGTGAGCTGGCAAAAACCTATGGCATTGAAGGTGCCGACTCCCTTAGAAAAATAGACCTTGTTGAAGTACTTTTACACCAACAAGAAATTATAAATGCCGCTAAATCAGCTGGCGACCCTTACAGTGAAGGCGAACCGGTAGCGGCTAGCCCTGCACCAAAAGCTAAAGCTGCCAAAGCAGAAAAAGCACCAAAAATTGCAGCTGCAGCCGCCGAAGCAGCCGCAGTTACTCCCGAAAAACCGGTAAAAAAGAGAGCGAGGTTGCCTAAAGATGAACCTGCAATAGCTCCGGCAAGCAGAAAAAGAGAGTCTGTAACCCTTTTTGATGAACCACAACACCAACCAGAACGTCAGCCTGATCGTATTTTTGAAGCAGAAGAAAGTGTAAAACCCATTTCGGCTTTAATTGAAGAAAGTGCAGAAGTACTGCCTGTTGCACCAAAGGTAAAACAAGAGCCAAAAGAAAAGCAGGAGAAACAGGAAAAACCACAGCGTGATGAAAACCGCCCACAGAAACAACCGGGCGGAGGTAGCCACCATAAAAACGAAAACAGCTATTCTAACCTGGATTTCGATAACGTAATTACAAACGAAGGCGTATTGGAAATTATGCCCGATGGTTACGGTTTCTTACGTTCGGCAGATTACAACTACCTTACCTCTCCTGATGATATTTATGTATCACAATCGCAAATTAAACTTTTTGGATTAAAAACCGGCGATACCGTAAAAGGTAGCATCCGCCCACCAAAAGAAGGCGAAAAATATTTCCCATTGGTGCGTGTAGAAACCATTAATGGCAGAATCCCTGCTGATGTGCGCGACCGGGTTCCTTTTGATTACTTAACTCCGCTTTTTCCAACTGAAAGATTAAATCTGTTTACGGATACGAACAACTATTCGACCCGTATTATGGATTTATTTACCCCAATTGGTAAAGGGCAGCGTGGTTTAATTGTTGCACAACCTAAAACGGGTAAAACCAATTTATTGAAAGAAGTTGCAAATGCAATTGCCAAAAACCACCCTGAAGTTTATTTAATTATTCTTTTAATTGATGAGCGTCCGGAAGAGGTAACTGATATGGCTCGTAGTGTAAGAGCAGAAGTAATTGCTTCTACTTTTGATGAGCCTGCAGAACGCCACGTTAAAATTGCCAATATTGTACTGGAAAAATCTAAACGCTTGGTAGAAAGCGGTCATGACGTGGTAATTCTATTAGATTCGATTACGCGTTTGGCAAGGGCTTACAATACTACTGCTCCGGCATCGGGTAAAATTTTATCGGGTGGTGTTGATGCAAATGCTTTACACAAACCAAAACGTTTCTTCGGTGCTGCACGTAACATCGAAAACGGTGGTTCTTTAACCATTTTAGCTACTGCATTAACAGATACAGGTTCTAAAATGGACGAAGTAATTTTCGAAGAATTTAAAGGAACAGGTAATATGGAGCTTCAGTTGGATCGTAAATTATCTAACAAACGTATTTTCCCTGCAATTGATATTACTGCTTCGAGCACACGTCGAGACGATTTATTACACGACAGGGATACGCTGCAACGTGTTTGGATTTTACGCAACCACCTTGCCGATATGAACAGCCAGGAAGCTATGGAATTTGTTCAATCTCAAATAAAAGGAACAAAAAGCAATGAAGAATTCTTAATTTCGATGAACAGCTAA
- the pyrF gene encoding orotidine-5'-phosphate decarboxylase: MTKQQLFEQIQKKRSFLCVGLDSALDKIPKHLLKYENPILEFNKQIIDATQDLCVAYKPNTAFYECYGKKGWETLIETWKYIPKDTFSIADAKRGDIGNTSAMYAETFFNAASSEMSFDSVTVAPYMGSDSVTPFLTFENKWVILLALTSNTGHADFQLQEIGEDRLFEKVLKTSQQWATDEQMMYVVGATRGAAFGDVRKLAPNHFLLVPGVGAQGGDLNEVCKYGLNAHCGLLINSSRGIIYASQGEDFAERAREEALKLQKEMEQILIEAELV, encoded by the coding sequence ATGACCAAGCAACAACTTTTCGAGCAAATTCAAAAAAAACGTTCATTTTTATGTGTAGGATTAGATTCAGCCCTTGATAAAATCCCTAAACACCTGTTGAAATATGAAAATCCGATTTTAGAATTCAATAAGCAGATTATAGATGCAACCCAGGATTTATGTGTGGCCTACAAACCCAATACCGCCTTTTATGAGTGTTATGGTAAAAAAGGATGGGAAACTTTGATCGAAACCTGGAAATATATCCCTAAAGATACTTTCTCTATTGCTGATGCCAAGCGTGGCGATATAGGAAACACCTCGGCCATGTATGCAGAAACATTTTTTAATGCCGCATCTTCCGAAATGAGTTTCGATTCGGTTACCGTTGCCCCTTACATGGGAAGTGATTCGGTAACTCCTTTTTTAACTTTCGAAAATAAATGGGTTATTCTTTTGGCCTTAACTTCAAACACTGGTCATGCCGATTTCCAATTGCAGGAAATTGGTGAAGACAGGCTTTTCGAAAAGGTACTTAAAACATCGCAACAATGGGCTACTGATGAGCAAATGATGTATGTTGTGGGCGCAACCCGCGGTGCAGCATTTGGCGATGTACGCAAACTGGCACCTAACCATTTTCTTTTGGTACCTGGCGTTGGTGCACAGGGAGGCGATTTAAATGAAGTATGCAAATATGGTTTAAATGCACATTGTGGCTTACTTATCAATTCATCGAGAGGAATTATTTATGCCAGCCAGGGCGAAGATTTTGCTGAAAGGGCAAGAGAAGAAGCCTTGAAACTGCAAAAAGAAATGGAGCAGATATTGATTGAGGCTGAATTGGTGTAA